The segment CCGGGGCCGGTGTGACTGCACGCGTCAGGGTCTGTCGGCCTGTGTGCGTCGGTTCGTCCAGCTGCGGTTTTATGCGACGCAGCCGGAGCGCGTTGCTCAGCACAAAGACCGACGACAGGGCCATGGCACCGGCCGCCAGCACCGGCGACAGAAGTATCCCAAACGCGGGATACAGCACGCCCGCGGCCACCGGGATCAGCGCAATGTTGTAGCCAAAGGCCCAGAACAGGTTCTGGCGGATGTTGCGCATGGTCGCGCGCGACACGTGCAGCGCATTCACCACTCCGCGCAGATCCCCGGACATCAGGACCACATCGGCGGATTCGATGGCCACGTCGGTCCCGGTGCCGATGGCGATCCCCACGTCAGCCGAGGCCAGCGCCGGGGCGTCGTTGATCCCGTCGCCGACAAAAGCCACCTTGCGGCCACCTTCGCGCAGCGCGTCGAGGGCCGCGACCTTGCCGTCCGGCAGAACCCCGGCCACCACATGGTCAATACTGATCTCGGATGCAATTGCCTCGGCGGTTTCGCGTTTGTCGCCGGTGATCATCGCGACCTGCATCCCCAGCGCATGTAGTGCGGCAATGGCGGCGGCGCTGGTGGGTTTGACCGGATCTGACACACCAATCACAGCGGCGATGCGTCCGTCTATCGCTGCAAAAAGCGCCGAACGCCCGCGTTTGGCCAGCGCCGTCTCGGTCGCGGTCAATGCGCCGGGATCAATACCCTCGCGGGTCATCAGACGATCAGCACCAACCAGCACATCACGCCCCGCCACACGGGCCCGCACGCCGTAACCCGCAATCGCGGTGAAATCGCTCAGATCGTGGCGCGCGGCCCCCTCGGCGTTGGCGGCGCGCACAATCGCCTCGGCAATGGGATGTTCCGAGCGTTCCTCGACCGCCGCAACAAGGGCCAGAACCTCGGCCCGCTCAAAGCCGTCCGCCAGGATCAGGTCGGTCAGTTCCGGGCGACCCTCAGTCACCGTGCCGGTTTTGTCGAGTGCAACCACCTCGACCGCCCCCAATCCCTGCAACGCATCGCCCTTGCGGAACAACACGCCCAGCTCAGCGGCGCGCCCTGTTCCCACCATGATCGAGGTCGGCGTGGCCAGCCCCATCGCGCAGGGACAGGCGATGATCAGCACCGACACTCCGGCCACCAGCGCATAGGTCAGCGCCGGTGCGGGCGCGAGGACCAGCCAGGCCAGGACGGTCAGGGCAGCCGCCCCCATGATCGCGGGCACGAACCACAGCGTGATCTGATTCACCAGCCCCTGGATCGGCAGACGGGTGCCCTGCGCCTCTTCGACCATGCGGATGATCTGCGCCAGCGTGGTATCGCCTCCAACCCGCGTCGCGCGAAACCGAAAGCCTCCCGCCCCGTTCACCGTGCCGCCTGTCACCACCGCGCCGGGCCCCTTTGCAACTGGCAGCGGCTCGCCGGTGATCATGCTTTCATCGACGTGGCTTTCGCCGTCGATGACTTCGCCGTCCACCGCCAGCCGTTCACCAGGGCGCACGACCACGACGTCGCCGGTGCGGATGTCCACGATAGCCAGTTCAACGACCGTGTCGTCGCGCACGACGTTGGCCGTGCGCGCCTGCAACCCAAGCAAGGCCTGAATCGCCGCGCCGGTGCGCCCCTTGGCCCGCGCTTCGAGCCATCGACCGATCAGGATCAGCACGACGATGACCGCCGCCGCCTCAAAATACACCGCGCGCACAGCGTCCGGCAACAGGCCCGGCACAAAGGTGGCGATGACCGAATAGAGATAGGCTGCCCCAGTGCCGACCGCGACCAGACTGTTCATATCCGGCGCCGCCTTGAGCAGCGCGGGAATTCCCTTGGCGTAAAACATCCGGCCCGGCCCGATCAGAACCAGCGTGGTCAGGATGAACTGGATCACCCAAGAGGTCTGCGTGCCAATGACCCGGTCAATCCACATATGAAATGCGGGGATCATATGACCGCCCATCTCGAGCATAAACACCGGGAGCGCCAGCGCCGCTGCCAACACCACGGAGTTGCGCATAGTGGTGATCTCCTGCGCCTTGCGGGCGGCAGTACTGTCATCGTTCTGGACCGACGCATGGATCGAGGCGGGATAGCCCGCTTTGGTCGAGGTGTCCGCAATTTCGGTCGCGGTCAGCGTCCCTTCGACATAGCGCACCGTCGCGCGCCCGGTGGCCAGATTTACCTGCGCTTCGGTCACACCTGGCAATGCGTTCAACGCCTTTTCCACCCGCCCCACGCACGAGGCACAGGACATCTTGTTGACGTCGATAGTCGTCTCGGCCTGACGCGCAGGATAGCCAGTACGCTCAAGCGTCTCTGACAGGATGGTCGCAGTGACGGTCCCGTCATGCGTCACGCGGGCGGTTTCTGTGGCAAGGTTGACCTCGGCCTTGGTCACTCCGGGCACGGCCGTCAGGGCCTTTTCGACCCGTCCGACGCAAGAGGCGCAGGACATGCCGTCGACCCGCAGGCTCAGGGTGTTTGCGCGTGTCATGACTGTAATTCCTATCTGGTACTTCGGATACAACACACAGATAGGGATTCCAGTGACTGGAAGGTCAAGGGCCGGACAGAATTTTAGTATAAGGACGGAATTCCACCCGCTCCCTCGTCTTGGTCCGCGAACGCTGCGGTTCCACGGTTCAGCCTTGAGGTGCCGCACACCGTCGTCCCCGGCTTAGGCCGGTTTTAGGCTCGCGTGGTCATGATCGTGATCGTGCGTATGATCATGGGTGCGACCACCCCCGGGCTGTTCACCGGGATCGAGCGTACAGACCAACGCCCCCTGCCCCCAATCGATCTCGATGGTGGAATGGGCAATACCGTAGTCTGCCGCGAGCAGCGCCTTGATCGCCCCCACGACCGCGGCCGGCTCTGCGTCGGCGCGCAGTTGCACATCCATCGTCGCCGAAGGTTGCCCCGAGGTGATCGACCAAACATGGACGTGATCCACGTTCACCAGCCCCGGCACCTTTGCGATCAGATTATCCTTGAGATCCGAGACCACGACATTGCCCGGCGTCCCCTCCATCAGCACGTTGAGCGATGCCTTGAGCAGTGCCCAGGCTGACCTCA is part of the Puniceibacterium sp. IMCC21224 genome and harbors:
- a CDS encoding heavy metal translocating P-type ATPase → MTRANTLSLRVDGMSCASCVGRVEKALTAVPGVTKAEVNLATETARVTHDGTVTATILSETLERTGYPARQAETTIDVNKMSCASCVGRVEKALNALPGVTEAQVNLATGRATVRYVEGTLTATEIADTSTKAGYPASIHASVQNDDSTAARKAQEITTMRNSVVLAAALALPVFMLEMGGHMIPAFHMWIDRVIGTQTSWVIQFILTTLVLIGPGRMFYAKGIPALLKAAPDMNSLVAVGTGAAYLYSVIATFVPGLLPDAVRAVYFEAAAVIVVLILIGRWLEARAKGRTGAAIQALLGLQARTANVVRDDTVVELAIVDIRTGDVVVVRPGERLAVDGEVIDGESHVDESMITGEPLPVAKGPGAVVTGGTVNGAGGFRFRATRVGGDTTLAQIIRMVEEAQGTRLPIQGLVNQITLWFVPAIMGAAALTVLAWLVLAPAPALTYALVAGVSVLIIACPCAMGLATPTSIMVGTGRAAELGVLFRKGDALQGLGAVEVVALDKTGTVTEGRPELTDLILADGFERAEVLALVAAVEERSEHPIAEAIVRAANAEGAARHDLSDFTAIAGYGVRARVAGRDVLVGADRLMTREGIDPGALTATETALAKRGRSALFAAIDGRIAAVIGVSDPVKPTSAAAIAALHALGMQVAMITGDKRETAEAIASEISIDHVVAGVLPDGKVAALDALREGGRKVAFVGDGINDAPALASADVGIAIGTGTDVAIESADVVLMSGDLRGVVNALHVSRATMRNIRQNLFWAFGYNIALIPVAAGVLYPAFGILLSPVLAAGAMALSSVFVLSNALRLRRIKPQLDEPTHTGRQTLTRAVTPAPAE